CTTCTCGAAGACGTTGATGCCAAGTTTAAGAATCAGTTATATGATTTTACCGCAACAACTATTATATCCATTTGATTTGGCGACTCACACATCAATCACAGATTTAAGTTCAATCAACGCCTACGCATTACACTTGTTTATTAAGTCAGGCAACTATGAGAAATATATACGTAAAATGCACCACATCTATTCAGAAAAAAGAGAATGCCTATTAAAAACACTAAAAAAATCATTCAAAGAAGACATTTCTATATACGATATGAAAGCAGGACTGCATTTTCTATTGAACATCAAAACAAACCACAGTTACGGAACAATAGAACAAAAAGCCTCCGAAAAAAATATCGAATTATATACTTTAAGACGCTTCATGGTTGATGAACCGCCAGAATCAAATCAAAAGACACTTATTATTGGTTTTGCAAAAATCAAATTAGAAGACATAGAACCTGCTGTACTCAAGTTGAAAGAAATATTTAATGAAGATTGAAATACGCTCAACAAACAAAAAAGTTGGATGTGACTATCATCCAACTTTTCCTATTTCTACTATAATATATTAAGTTTATAACTTGTCTTACTTTGGTAAGTTTGTCCTTTTTTCAAAATAGAAGGTGCTTGGTCTTCAAGCAAATGAATATCATCTGGAATTGACTGTGCTTCTAATGTGAATCCTGCATGTTCTACAATAGATTGTTCTTGATCATTCCAATCAACATCATTCAATGTAAACAATACAACATAATCATGATCAGTATTCATTTCTACTTCTAATGTTTCATACGATACTTTAAATGGCTGTTTCTTTAAATCTATCGGGTGGTCTAAACCGTTATACTGATTAATTTGTGGCAAGTCACTTTCAAAAATATCTTTGAACGTTAAACTCTCTTTAGTTAATATTTCATTAATATCGTCTGTTTCTTTCGATTCCACAATTTGATCATCATTTAAACGGTACATTTTAATGTCATTTTGAATGGTATGATTATCAATTGTATTTTTTTCTTTATTCAAATTAAAATACACATGATTCATTGGATTAAATAATGTATCTTCTGTACTTGTTGCTTCATATTCAATATGCCATTCTTTTTCAATCAAATCGTAACGATGTGTGATTTTAATATCCATATCACCTGGGAAATGATCAATTGAAGATTTTAATTCTACTGAGTAAATCACTGAAACGGCTGTTTCTTCATTAACAATATCGTAATCACAAATGTGTGTATGCAAACCATGTGATCCACCATGAAGATTATGTTTACCATCATTTTGTTCTAATTGGTAACTTTCACCGTTCAAATCAAATATAGCGCCATCAATACGTCCACCATATCTTCCGACAGTTGCTCCGAAGAAATAAGGATTCTCTTCATAATATTTAATAATATCGTCCTGTTTAGTCGGTCCTAATATAACCGATTGCCCATTCACTTTCCAATCAACGATTCTCATTCCAAAATTCGTAAATTTAATTTCTGATTGGTCATCATAAATTGTAATTAAATCGATATTTTTATTTTCATCTAATACTTCAATATTAAAAGCCATATACTTGCCTCTATTCTATATTGTTAAGGTTAATGTATTTAAATTTTATCATAGTTAATAAAATAATTAATAAAGATGTGTTTTACAAATGTCTTAATTCACTTTATCAAAAGAATCTGAATAAAAATCATATTTCATATTCTTCATTGGTAGAACTCTCATTTTAGCTTTTCCAACAATTTGATCTTTCGTAATTAAACCAAGTTCAAGACGACTGTCATTACTGTTCATACGATTATCACCTAACACAAGATACTTGTCTTTAGGAATTACTTTATTGCCGCCTGAATTTCTCGTATCTGAAACATCAAAATTCTCTGTTAGATACTCTGAGAATTTATGTTCCTTATTATAATTTAAATATGGTTCATCAACTTTCTTACCATTTATATAAAGTTGATCATTCTTATATTCAACTGTGTCGCCAGGAACACCTATTAATCTTTTAATATAATCTTTTTTCTCATTACCATGTAAAATAATCACATCGCCTCTATTAATAGTATCAAGTGATTTAGAAATTTTACTTACCACAAGATTATCGCCATTTTCAAAAGTTGGATGCATAGACTCTCCATGTACTTGATATTTAGTTCCTACAAATGTCGTGATTACCCATGCCGCAACAAGCGCAACACCAATAGAAGCAATCCATTCCAAAATATTTTTAACCATTATATCTCCCCTATATTATTAGTCTTTATTAAATCTTTTATGTTTACAATTCCTTTCATTATAGCATAACATAAAAATAAATTTATATAACATAAGTATCATATATTAAAACTTCATAATTAATAGACAAAATATACCAAATCGTGATATTATAAACATGAAATAAGGGCGACATGCAGTAACATGCCACCCTTGATGTAAGCCCGTTAAAAAGACGGTAGCTTTTTTAGTTATGTTAAAAAATAACCATTCTAAAAATCAGCTTAAGTTGATACTTAGATGGTTATTTTTTTATTGATTTTTATTACTTTTCTGTATGACTGCTATGATCATAAGCACGATCACGAGTAATTCATAATCAGTCATGTTACTCCTTTCTAGGAGCTAAACCAATAACATAGGCATCACCCCATTTTTTCCATGGAATTAGCCGCCATCTATTTCACTTACTATTATATTATAGTAAGTATCAATCTTATAAACTTCTGTAATTTCTACTCTTTCTTATAGATTTCTACTCTCTATTTAACCTTCAAAAGATAAATTAATCGGCTCGTCTAATAAAATAGGTTTAGTATTGATGTTTGTAGTCTTTTTTGACAAATATTGCTGTTTTACAAAACGAATGATACGATTTAACTACAATGATATAAGTTATTTAGAAAGGAGTTTGTCATGAGGGTTTCATGGATTTTATGGTGGATATTAACTGTTATCGAACTTGGTGCATTTATCGCTTTTGCTTTATTCTTATGGTTTAGAGAAGTTGATGCTGCTGGCGCTGTTCAAACGACAGAAATAAAATGGATGTCTATTGGTATTATGTCTACATTATTTATCTTACCTTTTTTAACTCAAATTGCTTGGTTAATTATTAATCTTACATATTCGAAAAAATTAAATCATCAACAAAAACACCCTTCTCATTAACTTTTATTAGTTAGGCACTGCACCCTTACTAAGGGAGCTCAATAAAAACACTATTTTCTAGGCTGCTAATTTCCTATATTCTATAGGGGATAAGTAGCCTAGTTTTTGTTGAATTCTAACTTTATTATAGTTTTCAATGTAATTTTCGACAATATCTATTACAATAGTATTAGAGCTTCTAAGCTCACTGTTTAAGTAGAATGTTTC
The Mammaliicoccus sp. Dog046 genome window above contains:
- the lepB gene encoding signal peptidase I, which gives rise to MVKNILEWIASIGVALVAAWVITTFVGTKYQVHGESMHPTFENGDNLVVSKISKSLDTINRGDVIILHGNEKKDYIKRLIGVPGDTVEYKNDQLYINGKKVDEPYLNYNKEHKFSEYLTENFDVSDTRNSGGNKVIPKDKYLVLGDNRMNSNDSRLELGLITKDQIVGKAKMRVLPMKNMKYDFYSDSFDKVN
- a CDS encoding DUF3923 family protein, encoding MRVSWILWWILTVIELGAFIAFALFLWFREVDAAGAVQTTEIKWMSIGIMSTLFILPFLTQIAWLIINLTYSKKLNHQQKHPSH